The following coding sequences lie in one Pseudomonas sp. B33.4 genomic window:
- a CDS encoding GntR family transcriptional regulator: protein MTDNVLSLSPLSLSSVPLHTQLRDVLRARILDGEYPQDSQMPSESELGALFKVSRITVRQALGDLQKEGLIFKIHGKGTFVAKPKTFQNVSSLQGLAESMTGRGYEVINRLRSFKFIPADKRVAERLRIAEGETVAQIKRVRLINREPISLEITYLPKAVGERLEKADLVTRDIFLILENDCGIALGHADLAIDAVLADSDLTQALNVEAGSPIMRIERLTHDAQGQPLDFEHLYYRGDAFQYRLRIDRQKGEQA, encoded by the coding sequence ATGACCGATAACGTTCTCTCTTTAAGCCCGCTCTCCTTATCAAGTGTCCCGCTGCACACCCAACTGCGCGACGTCCTCCGTGCGCGCATTCTCGACGGCGAATACCCGCAAGACAGCCAAATGCCCTCCGAAAGCGAACTCGGTGCGCTGTTCAAAGTCAGCCGCATCACCGTGCGTCAGGCACTGGGCGATCTGCAGAAGGAAGGGCTGATTTTCAAGATCCACGGCAAAGGCACCTTCGTCGCCAAGCCGAAAACCTTTCAAAACGTCAGCAGCCTGCAAGGCCTCGCCGAGTCCATGACCGGTCGTGGCTACGAGGTGATCAACCGCCTGCGCAGCTTCAAATTCATCCCCGCCGACAAGCGCGTTGCCGAACGTTTGCGAATTGCCGAAGGCGAAACCGTGGCGCAGATCAAACGCGTGCGGCTGATCAACCGTGAGCCGATCTCGCTGGAAATCACCTACCTGCCCAAAGCCGTCGGCGAGCGCCTGGAGAAGGCTGATCTGGTCACCCGCGACATCTTTCTGATTCTCGAAAACGACTGCGGCATCGCCCTCGGCCACGCCGATCTGGCCATCGACGCGGTGCTCGCCGACAGCGACCTGACCCAGGCGCTGAACGTCGAGGCCGGCTCGCCGATCATGCGCATCGAACGTCTGACCCACGATGCGCAAGGCCAGCCGCTGGACTTCGAACACCTTTACTACCGTGGCGATGCGTTCCAGTACCGCCTGCGGATCGACCGGCAAAAAGGGGAGCAGGCATGA